GCGGTACGTTGAACCGAGTCAAACGTGAGATAAATAAATCAATCGCGGCAGAGTAGTCGACCGTCTAATTGGACCGCAGACAACAATCGCGGGGTCTTAATGAACGTAACCTTTCGAGAAACGAGAGGATGGAATCCGGCGATACGACGTAAACAACGATCTACCCAACTTTCTAGAGTACGTTTTTCCTTTTGTTCGAGTGTTTTAACGCGAGAGAGGGATCCCTACCGAGGGATTCTACCAGGGCCCTACTTACGAGTCGCGGATTAGAGCTTCGCGCTGTTCTCAAGAGCGTCGTGTCCCGCGACAGGAAAGCACGCGCGTACGTACGAGCGTAGTTACATGCGCGCGTACGCCGATCGTCGGCTGGTTGCGAAATCGTAAATGCACCGCCGGGGCGGGCGCGTGTAGCAGATACTAGCATGCGTGCCGTGTACGCGCGCAGACAGAATCTTCTCGCGTGCACTCACGAATCGAAGGACGTCTCCTGTCATCCAAAGACAATGCAACCAGGGACTGGGCTCTCGGTTTGTCGTGTCTTCtcgcgcggaaacggctcgagaGCACCGGCATGTAAACGCTTTCAACGCGTGTCGCCTGTGATCTCGACGACGACGCGACGTCCTCGAGGCTCCTCCGCCTCTTTCGCACCTCCTTCATTTCTTTCCCTTTCTTTTTACTTTTCCCACTCCTATTTCCACGAGCACGCGAATCTCGCAACCAGGCCTCTTCGTTAGCGCGCGCGCCCTTAGAAAATCCCGCGTTTCTTCAGAGATCTCTCTACCTTGTTTCTTTCCTCGAATGCTCGATTCTATTATGGAATATGACAGCCAGCGTCGTAAAGAATTCTGTTATATCAGGCATTGAGGAATATTCTCGTATTCGTAACGACATCGATGCGTAATTCAGTACGGATGGAAACGACAGCCGTGGAAAATCCGCGAGAAACGAGGAAGATAAATAACGCGCAAATGGTTTGCACAATCCGGTTGCAGTGGCCGTAGAATTGACACGGAGTATGCAGTTTCTCGATTGTATCAATATTTACCGTGAAATCGGCGCCTTATCCGTCGGAGGTTTTCTCGATGGTTCGAGGAGACCGGCGTGGAAAAAGCCCGTAACGCTAATTTTGAATCAAACCGCCTCCCGCGAGTTACCAATGTATTCTATCGATTCGAGTACGCCTGAAACTATTTAGATCCGACCCACGCGTGGATCAAACGACACGATCGATAACAGAAATGTATTAGCGACGCATTTCCATTCGTGGCGCCATTATGCTTGCCACGTGgaccgtgaaaatgtaggagaGCGCGCGTACCACCGCGTGGCATCGCGATATTTCATATCATCAGCGCGGGGCGTATATCGGGCGTAAAACTGCCAGAAACGATATTTACAGTAACGGCCCGATCCCAACGGAACCCGGATAAGGGGACGAGCAAAAAGGAACAGACGAAGGAACAATGAGACACCTTGTACGGGCACCGTTTCGCGATCTCTTCACGAATTCTGctaaaagagaagaagaaaaaaaaataagcgGATCGCTCGACAGGTGATTTACGGTGGACCTGGTTGACTGCTAACGGTACGAGCCTTGGGAATTGTTTTCATAAGAAACCGATGGAAACGGATCTCTTCCACCTTTTTTTTTGCGATTATGGGAAGCTTTCGTGACTAGTCTCTTTACTGTTGCAACAACCAATCGAGCACCCAAGAAATCTGCATGCATTTTCTACGATAAATAATAAGTAGTTTTTATagttaaaaaagaaagaagaaaaaatcgCCTGGCAACTGCGGCACTATCCGTCGAACACCAAATAACGCTTTGCTAAATAGATAGGAAAGCAATGAAACGGGAGAAAAAGGAGCGCGTTGCCGGAAGGGTGCATCGCGAGATACCTGACTTAGCCGTGTAAATCCTCGGCGTATCTAATATCGCGTGCGTTGCGCAGTTGCCTGGCTACTTTGCGGCGGTTAGATTAGAAACGTACACGGTGGAACGGTGGATCTCCTTAAATCAACCGTTTTCTGATATCTCTGTTCGGGATGCCGAAAGCGGCGGAGAGCAACCCCGAGGAAAGTGAGCGCGCGCGGAGTCTATAATGCCGGAAGCCTGGCCAGGTGAGCTTGCTCCTCTCCGTACTCGATCGTGGATCGCGGCACGGatcgtgtatgtaaatgcgcgtTTATATCTGGTATCGCGCGCGTATTACATTCTGTAGCGCGGGCACTCGGTCTTCGCATTGTGTGTGCGAGGGGCACAGATTAGAGACACACGAGCTTCGCATTCCTATATAGCCGTAGCGTCCTAAAAGGAAGGCTGCCGGACTGTGAACAAGACAGcgggagagagaacgagagggagagagagagagagaagcaacGTCCACGCATCGTATACCGCGAACAATTAATCGTGCAAGATGGAAAACGCAACTAGCGCGCATGCAGGAATGCGCGTGATGCGCGTAACATCGACAATCAGTCTCGTGATTGCGCTACACGGGAATCAAATTAGCATCGAGCAGCATCGCCATTAGAGTCCGAACGGAAGAGCTATAGGGAACGATAGAGGCGTGTGTTTGCCCGATCGACCAGGAGACCCGCCCGACTCCGAGCCTTCTTTTTTCCCCTTGATGTAGGAGACCGAGGGACTGCCGTAACATTTTACCTTTTCGAGTAGCATTATTTACCTGCTCGCGTACCATGAGAAACCTTGACGAAAACGAATAATCGAAAAGATGCTCCACCAATATTTTCAAACAGATATTGCGGAGGGACGATCGTAAAAGTCGCCTTTGATACACGAAGCTACAGCTTCCAATTCTTAATTACAACAATCTCCCCTACTTCGCAGGAAGAGGTTTATCGTAGAGGTTTCAAGGGCCTCGGCGGAGCACTCGAGGAGCCGGCATGCGTGGACGTGCATCCAAAGGGAATCCAGGATCGCAAGAAACACGTGCATCGACGGTGTGCGTGGCGCGCGTTACGTACATAAACCAGCCGCGTGTCCGGCAGCGTGTTTACCGCGGCGTTCGACCGCTCCTACCGGCAAGATAAACGCCCCGCTGGCACGCAAATGCGGACTGCCGTCGAATCAATCGCGGCATTGTTCCCCGTTGATAGGGAATAGGTGAACAGAAACTGATTTAATGGACGCTCCGCTCCGTGCCCCGCATCTAATCGCGGAACGAAACGGAGCTGAGGACCCGTCTCCGAGCGTTGGTCAAACGAATCGAACACTTCCCTGACTCGTTACCGGCGTACGGTCCAACGATTTTATAGTACGACTCCGGAAAGGGTGTTTCGTAAATCTATCGGTCGTATCGACCACCGCGAGACCGAAACGAGTTCCGCGAGCAACTTCACCCCGCGCCACCCTGCGACACGTTCAATCATGGAGCTTTAAATCAAATTCCCAGTGTACCTGGACACACTGAACGATAATGAACGGAAAATTTACGAGTACGTCGATGCCACGATGCAGGATGATCTCAGTCATCCCGATCCACGGAAATTCGGAGTTACCGCGCGCCACTACGCGACCACCAGTACCTCCAACGGAATGATTAACCTCGACACGGACCTGGACGAGGAATGGTCGATCTACGAGAAACTCACGGAGATGATTTTCCTTCGTTCTATCTCAAATTCGCAAGGTTCACCTGTCGCGTTGCGTTACGACCAAGCTAAATCCGTGGATCTGCTCCAACCTCGAGCAGTTGAAACGACAAAGCACAAGAATAACGTACCAAAGAGCGCGACACGGTCAGACGGACATATCGAGATTATTTTCGACAAACGAGCAGATGGAGACAAAGTAACGGACATCGCACCGTTACCTATGAGAAAAAGCCTGTTCCCAAACGTAGCGCCTTACGTTCTCTTCCAAAGCCACGATCATACACCCACGAGAAAGGTGCCCAATGATTTTGCTCATCTACTCAAATGGAAGTTCACCACGTCCATGCCCAGGGTGTTGGTGAAGATATTGATCAACTCTGGATACCAGATAGTGAGCAAAGGAAACGATTGGTCAGGTGTGTGGAATCTGTCCAGTAAAGACACGGCGAGGTATCGTCGTATGAAGAGTTTCCAAAAGGTGAAGAACAATCTTCCTCGTCATTTTTAATGGTAACGATCACTTGTTAAGCACGAATAAACGCCACAGTGCATCTCTTATCCGGCTTAAAATCAGATAAACAACGTGCCAGGATCGTTGAACGTTGGCAACAAGGACTTACTGTGGACGCATCTGAACGAGATGTCGAAGAAGTTCGGCTCGAAGGAGTACAACTTTATGCCCCGTACGTATATTCTGCCAAAGGAGATACAGAAATTCGAGAGCATGTGGAACAGACACGGCGTTGGTACCACGTGGATAATAAAACCGACGTCCTCGGGCCGTGGTCAGGGTATCAAGATCGTGAACCAATGGTGGGAGATACCAAAGTGGCATTCGATGATCATTCAACGCTACATCAGCAGGCCGAAACTCATTAACGGGTTGAAGTTCGATCTGCGAGTCTACGTCCTCCTAACGAGTGTCAATCCGATGAGAATTTACATCTACAAGGAGGGTTTGGTCCGTTTCGCTTCGGTCAGGTAATTCGTTTCAATGTACGGGATTTACGTAAGTATCGCGGCATTTGAACACGGTGGTTCGCGTCCAGGTACGTGCGTGGAGCGAATCTGAGCGACAAATACATGCACCTGACCAACAGCAGTGTGAACAAGCAGAATCCAGCTTACGTAACGAACGACGGAGTGAATTCGTGCAAAGGTCATAAGTGGTCCTTCTCTAGTCTATGGTCGTACCTGAGGCAGGAGGGAGCGGACGTCGCTGATCTGTGGTCCAAGATCAAGGACATTGTCGTTAAGACGCTCGTTGCCGCCGAGTCCAGCATGAACGCGACCATTTCGGAAAATCTGATCTCGTGTTACACCTGCTACGAACTGTACGGGTTCGACGTACTCCTCGACGAGAGTTTAAGACCGTGGTTGCTCGAAGTTAACACCCTGCCATCCTTGCAGACCGACTCGCCACTCGATACTGCTATCAAGGTGATTCAAACGCATGCTCATTTACCAGCCGGGAATTCACTTTTTCCATCGCGATCAAAACTTTCACGATCTCGCGGGACGATAGTTAATATTTCATTCCGTCCGTTCGGTGCGTTCGCGCTCGCCGCTGATTAATCGCGAACTTTCGAATTCCTCCGCGTTGATGCACGGGAGCCACCACGCCGTTTCGAGCCAGTCGTTCGTTGATAAATTATTTATGGTCACATCCATTGAGTCACGATTAGACGCGCCGAAAAAGTACGGTGGCCCGCGCCTCTAACCGCGACTTCCGTTCCTTTCGCAGGGTCCACTCCTGAGGAACGCCTTGAACATGGCCGGTTACCAGCTCCCGAAAGACGAACAAGTTTCGAGCGCCCGAGCGCGCAGTAAAAAGTACGACTCGATCGCGCATAATTATAGACTGTACAGCATGGCGCTGACTCTCGACGAGAAGACGAAACAGAACGAGATCAACGCGCTGCGGGATCGTGACGAGTACCTCGATCGGATCCTCGAGAATTTAACGAGAGACGACCTCAGGCAGCTCGTCCGCTACGAGGACGAGCTCAGCCAAGCCGAAGACTTTCAGAAGCTTTTCCCAACCGAGGGAACTCATTTGTACTTCAAATTCTTCGAGGTGGAAAGATACTACGATCGATTGCTCGATGCCTGGGAGCACCGATACTCCGATAATAGAACGATTGGAATCCGTAAATTGCAGCAGCACTGCGAAGCAATGCAACACGTAGACTAAAGATGTGTCGTCGCTTATTTGCGACTGCTCGTAACACGGAAATCGTTTGAACTTCAATTAATAGAGTTCACACGGAGCAAGGTCGGTAGCGCGACGCGGTCGGAACGTTTTACGTAACGTACTTACCTTTGTAATACAGTATGTACGTAAAGTCGACGAAAAAAAAGAGCATAATAGACAAAAGTAAGGAAAACGATTGCGCAGCCGAATCATTCTTATGTAAACGTCTCTCTACGAACTTTTTCTACGAGTACTCCCAGCAATCGCGTCGAGTCCTCGTTCCTCGGCTTATCACGTAACTCTGCACGATCGGTAATCAGCTTCTGCGCGAGCAATTAAGACGCCCGACACCGTCGCACCGGCGTGTAAACTGTTTTGTCTCGGGAGACATCCGATGTCAATGGAATTCGAGAAATCCGAGCGAAACCTTACGCCTGTTAATCCATCTTAGTCGAGACGGTTGCGCAACGCCATAACCGCAAGCTACTATGAGTAGTATTAACTATATCGGTCACGTTGACGTCACCCATTTGCCGTTTACAACTTCCCCTGAATAGGAGTATTCGCTCGCTCGGCGGATTTCCTTTATCGAATTACGCGTAACTCAATTTCCCTTTCGAAATTGTGACACAAAGAGGCCTCCGAGAGGTATGCAAGTGCATGTATCTTTTAAGTGGGTACAACGAAACGACGATGGAACAGAGTTCCTTTACCAAAGACTCGGAGCACAGTGTTTCCACGATGAATCGTTTCTATTTGCACAGATGCTCGGTATTAATATGAAATAATCTCGTTGTTTCGTTTAtactttttcattcttttcttgTTCTTCGACAAGTGCCGGTGGATTTGTCATCGCGTTCGCTAGTCAGAGAATTGCGTTAATGCACCGACGATACTTCCTCGACTGCGTCAAATTGCAGGGCTAAATTGCATCGTTACGTAAATGCAGCTCGCAGCGAAGTTTAATGTTCGCCCCGGGTTAAATAGAGAAACGTAGGATGATTCATTTCGACGGAAAAGAACTCCGGGCGAAAAGAGAGACAGTTAAAATTGAATAGCATTACATGTACATAGAGCACCCGCGCGAGCACCCGCATTAACGATAATGCGCGTGAATATCTATAATTACGCGCGGCAATTATTCGCGATAAAAAGGAAACGCTGAAGCGTTTCGTAGTAGGCTGCCCGGATGAATTTTGCCGCGCGCGTCGACGGACAGTTTCGCAATAACCTTCGAACGAGCGTTTAGCGACGTGCGAATGGCAAAAGCAAACGGTTCTTGTTGCTCGTTATCCGATGGAAAACATTCCGCTAGGTCGCTCGTGAAACGGTTAAGAGCAATATTTTGTCGGGTTACGTACGCCGAACAGGAATCCTACTGGATCGATCGAGTTCATTGCCTTCTAATTAATCGAAGGAACGCGCGTTCGATACGATCGCGCGTTCGCAATAATTTCGATCGGCCACGGCTCGTCAGAGCTCGTTCGACGGTGACGTAAGGGGCGACCGGGAGTGAAAGCTCCGGCGGGCTTTAGCGGCGTGAATCATTTCCTGAAAATTCCGTCTACGCTCGGCTTCCAGGCGGCGTTTCCACTCCATTCAGACGGTCTTCTCTCGAGCCGTCACATGCAACCTACTTTTCCGCACGACGACGCCGCACGTGAACGCCGTTTCATCTACGTCTTATCAGCGGCTCGTCTCACTATTTCCTCGACCAACTATTTAGATTATAAAATGGAATCGCGCCTAGACGCTAAACAACGGACAACGTATCGCTATCGTATCGGAAATGAAACGTGTTCCGGAACGATCGCTGGAAAAAACATGTTACGATCCGCGGTATACGTTACTTCACAAGCTAGAACGACAGAGGGATGGATCCCTAGAACCGGCTGTTAAACATCAGAGGATACGAAGGTTTTATTGATTCTCGTAAACGACCACGGGTGCAAATCCTCTGACGCAGCAACAGACCTAGGAACATTTAGGAACGCCCCTCTTGTGTGGCTCGGACCCTATTGCCCTGAGGAATTTCGGTAGATCCTACTAATCCTTGAACAATGTCCTTATCGGAGCGCTTCGAGCAACCTCGTGTGTGTATATACCCTTCGTTGTTTCTCGAGGTTCGTCGCGACCTGTCGCGACGTTTTCAGTCCTGCGTCAGAACTCAGGTAGAAACGCTCCAACGACGCTCGACTATACGACGAGTGGAAAAATTGGAGGAATCATGGGAATAGAAAAGTAGAGAATAAAACGAACTACGTTGCGATATTAAGGAGATATCATTTGCTTTTTCTACCTAACGACCATCTTAAATTAGTTTTCCAGCAGATACATGTGTTCTCTGTTCCCGGTCGCGGTCAAGCGTGATAAAATATACTGGACTGTTTACCGTGGCTACGTTCCGACTGTCACATTATTAGCGAGTGTACGGCTGCGTGACTCTGACAATCAGAGCAGAATGAGATCTAAAATTCGCAATCTCACGAATGGATCCACTCGAGTCCGACTTAATTACAACAGACACTCTGTAATCGTTAGCCACGGACGTTCAGTGTTCAGAAGGAATCCGCTCTAAACGCGCAACTTTCTGGTTACTCGCGATTCGAAATGTACATACGATCGACTATTCATGAAAGTGAAATAAGTATAAGTAGGAAAACCAGTGACCCCGTTTCAACCTTCGCCCGTCCCTCGTGTCGCATCGACACAGTTTTCTAATCGGGAATTATATTATTCAGCTATTCGTGGAGAGATTTACCTCCTTTCTTTTCTATAAGAATCGTTGAATTTTAACAAAATACTGTAGAGCAAACTATTTCAGTTTTCAAATTTATCGATTATTCGACATCAACGAAGGAATTAAGTTGAGACAACGAGAGACGGCAGTACATTTATTCGAGCAGACACCTACTCATTTGCAGCGCCACGTGTATTCACCTAAATCCATATTACTCTGTTAATACGGTGGTTTTAAAGATCGAATCGCTGGCAGCCAGCGGCGGCACGTCTATGAAAATGGGTCAGTTCAATAGGCATGCCGGAAATTACATTTCAGCAGTAGAAACAACAGACATTTCTGCCACTGCCGAACGATATGCATACGTACTCCACGCTGGTGTTCTTTGTCTCCGACTGACGTTGACTCATACTCTATGGCTCGCAATGAGAACGTCGTGCATGCACGACCGTGGAAATCTGTTCGTACAGATGATAATTGATAGCCACGCGACGAACCGAGGATGAAATCGACCCATCGCTAGAATAAATGGTTAATCGGACGAGATAAAGAGCGATCGAAATCGAGCTCGAGCATCACTTTCGCCCGTTCATCCGGACGATCCAGCCTCAGAAAAATCTCTTCGTACTCGTACAAGTCGACTTTTACTTGACGCACAGCGTTACACGCGTCGCGGAAGTTACTCAAACTCTGAAAAGTCTTCCGTCCGAGGTGAATTTCCCAATTTGGCTCGCTTAAACGAAACCAATCCTCCGAGGTACAGACACGAGGCGAAACGAAAGTTTTTTGTCAGACGGAAATGGAGCTAGAATCGAGTGCAACGAATTTCTTCTAAACGCCACGCTACTGAATATATTATTTGTTTCATAGCTTGCTAATTTGAAATGGAAATGTCGGAATACATTCCAGATGTATTATTTCATTCGTACTAATTAGAATTCCGCGGCTGAAAGCCAGACTAAGCTAAATCCGTTTTCGTTATTTTTCAGTAGAGCAGAAAACCAACCGCGATTACATTGTTATCGTAAAAACCGATTTATTTCGTAATTGAAAAATTTCAGTTTGCCAACCAAATCGTATTACGTTATGCTATCATCGCATCGCTTGATCGAGTAGAAGAAAAAACAGCGGTAAGATAGCGATGATGTACGTCACGCAATTTTAAAGGAACGGTCTCGAGTTAATCTATCTCTTGGATAGAAAATTGCCATCGTAAAGTCCGCCGGAATGTGAAATTTCAGTGATACACTGGCCACGATATAAAAAGGTTAACGTATTATAATTACGGCGACAAAAATTGTTGTAGACACCGTAACGAGATAAGGCCGGAGCAGTTTCGTCGGTCTGTTTCCTGCTCACGGTCGCTGGCAGTCGTAGTTGGCACACGCGGGACTTAATAAACGGGTGGAAGCATAATAAGCAGGAATCAGCCGCGGATAAGCCGGTGTCGGTGACATTCAACGGGTTCCACGCTAAACATGGAGATCGCCCGGCGAATTCGATCGGCGCTTTCTCCGTTTGATTAGACGAGCGTGGCGTTCGTTTCGACAGCGAGCGGATCGTCGATCTTCGAAGTCGAAAGTGAATTTCGCGCACCACGAGCGCCGTGTCGATGACCTTTTAAGCGGTGCTCACGTGCCGATCGTGCTGAATGAGGGCCACGATGGCCACCGGTTGCCCGATCTACACGTTGTCCATCGCAAGTTCGATGTTACGTGACATTTTATACGACTATAATTAGACGCCTAAGAAAGTGGCACGTACGATGTTCGATTATCTGCGCCGGTTATTTTTCGCTTTAATTTGTAGATCGGATTATCTTGAGTCGATCTAACGAAGTACGTTAATTGGAGCAGAAACATGTGGGTTCGAAGAAAAAAGCTCGTCGAACGTCGAGAATTCAAGGACACTTCGAGGTCTCGCTACTTTAACGACTGTTCATTTAAACTAATTAACAACTGCACTTAGAGTATCGTTAGAATTTACGGTCCTACTGTTATTCTTTCCACGTGCGATCGTGCCGATATCTTTCTTCTTTCCAACGGACGCAAAGTTTCTACATTGTGTAACGTAAGCGTGGAAAGTCGCTAAACTCCGGACGCTTGCCcgttaattattttttattcgacGGAGGTATTCGTAAGAAATTGCGCAGAGAAAGCGGTGGCATAAAATCTATATTCGTATAATGAGAAACCGGCGCTGATTCGATCGATCCCGTTTCCAACGACGATTACGATCTAAAAACCAACCTCTTAGAGGAGTTAATGCGATAAAGATGTCCCCGATATATTTATATAACATATCCATCCCCTATGAAAGTAAAACGACTACTAGATACACTACTCATACAAAGATTGCACTCGGAACATGCCTTGAAGATAATACGCGGCCATCAGCTACGAACGATGTTTTATTACCCGGGTAAGAAGATAATAAATACGGTATCCACGCTGGAAACGGCACAAACTTGTCCAACGACTTAATAGTTGCTACATCTACCAATAAATAATCAGAAACTAGCGGAAATATTTGTTACACGGTACGACCGCTATACCAGCGGATGATATTCTCTAAATACGCGAAACAGGCCGTGAACGAGCGGCAAGATCGGTGCGAAATTTATGAACGGTTCCGAACGATTTTACTGTCGCCCGGCACCGTGTCGGCCAGCCGTTTTCTTTCGTGAGATTTTCTGAACCAAGTGCAACCGACGCTTGCGACCGTGATTGCTCTTATATAACGTGGTGACCATTGAAATCAAAGAGCCGAGCCTGCCGGAGTATCGTAAAACGGGGACAACTTAATTGCAACGTTCATTTACGGAAAGGACGCGGCTGACTACCCCTCTGTAAATCTTTTAACGATAAAACGTGGAACGATGAAAAAATCGGTCGGAACGCACGGGAGGACGCCCACCGATGGGAAAGAGCGTTATATCGACGATTTAACGATAGAACGCAAAGAGTTATCTCTTCCGTAGGAGACCGGGCTACAAATTATCCAGCGATTAGATCGTAAAATCCCGGGAAACGCGTCATAGCGAGCTATGAGTGGACGCGAGATCTCTTGATCACCAAGGGAAACGCTTGTCTACGCCGCATTAGCATTTAATTAGGATTTTCTGTTTATGTAGGTAAACGGCGCGAACGCTCGTTTGAAATGAACAGTTATACCAGGCGATGCAACCGGAGCTACGAGTTACGCGTGCACGTGCGACCACTTCGTGTGCAATAAGCCACGCGATATGTATCCgcggaaaaattgaaaaattatcatTCCGGTCTTAAACGTCGCTGTATCTAGTGCACACGCTGTTCAGAGTCCGTTGTGTGCGTGTCTCGATTACATGCAACGTGTGGATATTACCGTTCAAAATTATCCGAACAGTTACTTCGTTTTCAGAGAACGTAGCCTCTCTAAAAAAAATAATGTGCGGATGAAAAACATGGAACGACTGGATTCTCTATTATCCCATGCCATGCGAAGGTTACGAGCACGTAAAACCGATCAATAGTGCGTATATGCGCGTGTGAAAAAATAAAATCGGTAGTATCCGATTGTACTCGTAGCAACCATCTACGCGACACGTTTCAATGCAACGTACGATCGTGTTCGATCGCGAGATAATCCATTGGTAAAAATCCGAACAGGGACAAAGTGCATTTTGTTCCCCACTAGAAAGTGCCGCCGTTATCGATCACGTTGCGCACTTTCTTTCTTACGACGATTACGTGTAGAAGTCGGTGGAGTTCAAGGAACGCCACCgcgcatacatatatatatacgtatacgtaCGACGACGCCTTCACTTTTCTTTTCGCGAGTTCGCCTTGTACTTACACGCACGTGCGAACGCGTGCACGGTGTATACACGCGT
This is a stretch of genomic DNA from Xylocopa sonorina isolate GNS202 chromosome 8, iyXylSono1_principal, whole genome shotgun sequence. It encodes these proteins:
- the LOC143426287 gene encoding tubulin monoglutamylase TTLL4, encoding MQDDLSHPDPRKFGVTARHYATTSTSNGMINLDTDLDEEWSIYEKLTEMIFLRSISNSQGSPVALRYDQAKSVDLLQPRAVETTKHKNNVPKSATRSDGHIEIIFDKRADGDKVTDIAPLPMRKSLFPNVAPYVLFQSHDHTPTRKVPNDFAHLLKWKFTTSMPRVLVKILINSGYQIVSKGNDWSGVWNLSSKDTARYRRMKSFQKINNVPGSLNVGNKDLLWTHLNEMSKKFGSKEYNFMPRTYILPKEIQKFESMWNRHGVGTTWIIKPTSSGRGQGIKIVNQWWEIPKWHSMIIQRYISRPKLINGLKFDLRVYVLLTSVNPMRIYIYKEGLVRFASVRYVRGANLSDKYMHLTNSSVNKQNPAYVTNDGVNSCKGHKWSFSSLWSYLRQEGADVADLWSKIKDIVVKTLVAAESSMNATISENLISCYTCYELYGFDVLLDESLRPWLLEVNTLPSLQTDSPLDTAIKGPLLRNALNMAGYQLPKDEQVSSARARSKKYDSIAHNYRLYSMALTLDEKTKQNEINALRDRDEYLDRILENLTRDDLRQLVRYEDELSQAEDFQKLFPTEGTHLYFKFFEVERYYDRLLDAWEHRYSDNRTIGIRKLQQHCEAMQHVD